TGCGGAAATTCTGGTAGTTTTTTAAATTTTTATTAATTCCCCAAAATTTCCTTTTAATCTAACTTCAGCACGGCAAGGAAAGCACTCTGAGGAACTTCTACATTACCGATTTGGCGCATGCGTTTCTTTCCTTTCTTTTGTTTTTCGAGCAATTTGCGTTTACGGGTGATGTCGCCGCCGTAGCATTTGGCTGTAACGTCCTTGCGAACGGCTTTCACGGTTTCGCGGGCAATTATTTTGGCACCTATGGCTGCCTGAATGGCAATATCGAATTGCTGGCGTGGAATAAGTTCTTTCAACTTTTCACAGATACGGCGCCCGAAGTCGTAGGCATGATCCTGATGAATAAGGGTGGAAAGGGCATCCACCGAATCGCTGTTGAGCAGAATGTCGAGCTTGACCAGGCGGGCAGGCTTGTAGCCAGTGATGTGGTAATCGAATGAAGCGTAGCCTTTGGAGATACTTTTCAGCTTGTCGTAGAAGTCGAAAACTATTTCTCCCAGGGGAAGTTCGAAGGTTATTTCCACCCGGTCGCTGGTAAGATAAACCTGGTTTTTCAGTGTTCCGCGTTTTTCGATGCAAAGAGTCATCACCGAACCCACGTAATCGGATTTGGAAATTATCTGGGCAGTGATGTAGGGCTCTTCCACGTGGTCAATCGTAGTAATATTGGGCATGCCCGACGGGTTGTGTACTTCCACTATTTCTCCTTTGGTAGAAATAACTTTGTAGGAAACGTTGGGTACGGTGGTAATTACGTCCATGTCAAATTCGCGGTCGAGACGTTCCTGTACTATTTCCATGTGGAGCAGCCCCAGAAAACCACAACGGAATCCAAAGCCCAATGCTGCTGAAGACTCGGGCTCGAAACTTAGGGATGCATCGTTAAGCTGCAGTTTTTCAATAGATGCCCGCAGTTCTTCGTAGTCGTCGGCATCAACGGGATAAATACCTGCAAAAACCATTGGCTTTACGTTGGTAAAACCTTCGACAATTTTATCACAGGGTCGTGTTACGTGGGTTATGGTATCGCCAACTTTAACTTCCTTAGCCGATTTTATGCCCGAGATTATATAACCAACGTCGCCAGCCGAAAGCTGGTCTTTAGGAGTCATGGTAAGTTTCAGTACACCTATCTCATCGGCATTATATTCTTTGCCGGTAGCAACAAATTTAACGAAATCGTTTTTGCTGATATTTCCCTGGAAAATACGAAAGTAAGCGATAATGCCCCTGAAAGAATTGAACACCGAGTCGAAAATCAGAGCCTGAAGAGGAGCTTCAGGATTGCCTGCTGGTGAGGGCACACGCTGAAGGATGGCATCCAAAATTTTATCCACTCCGTAGCCGGTACGTGCGCTGGCTTCGATGATGTCGGTGCGATTGCAACCGATAAGGTCAACAATCTGGTCTTTAACTTCTTCAGGCATAGCATTAGCCATGTCCATTTTATTGAGTACGGGAATAATTTCAAGGTTGTGTTCAATGGCAAGGTACAGGTTTGAGATGGTTTGTGCCTGAATTCCCTGGGTGGCGTCCACCACCAGCAAAGCGCCTTCGCAGGCTGCTATTGAGCGGGATACCTCATATGAAAAGTCAACATGTCCGGGAGTATCAATCAGGTTTAATTTGAACATCTGTCCTTCGTGTTCATAATCCATCTGAATGGCGTGGCTTTTGATGGTGATGCCACGTTCGCGTTCCAAGTCCATGTCGTCGAGAATCTGATCTTGGGCTTCGCGTTCGGTGATGGTTCCTGTAAATTCGAGCAGGCGGTCGGCAAGGGTACTTTTCCCGTGATCAATATGGGCAATGATGCAAAAATTCCGGATATTATTCATAGCCGCAAAAATACGACGAAAATTTGAAATGTTAATAAAAACAAAATCGTTCTCAGGATTTGATGTTTGTAATATTGATGTGCCATTACAATATTTGTATTAACAGCAATATTGTTTTTACCCATACAGTAAGGCTTGTAGAAGGGTAAATTGCCCTCTTCAGAGAATGGATGTCTTACTGTTTTTAATTTATTTTTTTACCAGCCTGCATTCGCCTGACGGCTTATTGTTCATCCAGGCTTTGCAAAGATATATTCCTGCAGGTAATTTGCTTCCGTCTCCGTTTTTCCCCTCCCAGATATAGCGGTAATCGCCTGCCGAAAGCATTGCATCGGTAAGGACTTTTACCCTTATGCCATTTTGATCATACACTGCTATAATTACTTTTCCCGCTTTTGCCTGATGATAGCAAAGGGTAGTATATTCGTCAAAAGGATTGGGATAAGCGGTAAGAGATGTATTAACTGTTTTTTTAATCACAGGAAATATCCCGTCAATGGTATCCTGGAACTCGTAGGCTCCCATGTCAATGGTGCCATATACTATGCGTTTTTTGCCGGCAAGGTCGGTTTGGGGTATGGTTATGCCGGGTATTTCGTTCATGCCGGCATTGATACATGGAGAATAGAAAGTTAAGGCATAAGGAAACTCTCCCTGTGTGTCCCAGCAGGGGATGGTGTCTATGTTGCCTGCATTGTATAAGATGGTATTGTTGCCGGTATAGTCTATCAGGCTTTGCCTGCCGCCTTCTACCAGCGAATGCGTGATGCTGAGCTTGCAGGGATCATTATTCTCAAAATTAAACAAATAGGCATTGGGCAGGGTATTGCCATAGATGATGGAGTTATAGATATTTAATTCCGCACCATAATCTATGCTTATAGCTCCTCCTACCGGAGATGTATTATCGCCTATGGTACAGTTTACCATATCCACTTTTGCAAAATTGGATAATACCATTGCCTCGGATGCACTTATTCCACCGGTTACATCTCTTTCGTTCTGTGTTATTTCTGTATTTGCAATAGTCCCTTTTAATATTGAGGTTGGGTATCCATAACCAAATATTGATGTATATCCTCCATCCCAGGTGTCAGGGTCTCCATCCGGTTTATTATTGTTTATTTTACAATTTTCCACATAAAAAGTTTTACTAAGTGTGTCTTCTGTACCTATTGGAAGGGGTTGCCCTGAAAAATTATTGATTATATTAACCTTATTCAAATGTAATTGGTCAATACCATTGAATAAGGTAGTTAAACTTGAGAAGGTTCCCAATGCTGTACTATTATCGGTAATGTTTATATTTTCCAATGCAATGTTAGAACTACTCCTCATATAGATACTACTTATAGCTGCAATATATGCTTCATCTAAATAAAAACCATTTTTCAGCGTGAAGTCCTTCAAGGTTATATTTTTCGTTTTGCAGTTTACTTTTATGTGCGAATACAATGAATCCCCATCTATGATGGTACTGTCCTTTTGTTCTCCGCTTACAGAATTAAAGCTGCTAAGGTTTAGTGGCAACATCTCTCCCGTTCGTAAGGGCGAATATATGCCCTTAGTCAGGTGAATGGTATTGGGATGCAGGCTGTCGGAAATCATTTTTACAAGGGCAAAACTGATGGTTCTCAAAGGGTATTGCGGGTTTAAACCGTCGTTTTTATTGTCTCCCTCCGGCGAAACATACAAATCTGCATTTACACTCTCTACCTTAGCATTTTTTATGCTTACTGTTACATCATTGAGTGGGATTCCATTACTATTAATTGAAATAATGCTGTTAAACCCGGGGTTCATTACCGTAAAAGTATCAACAACTACATTAAGTGGTGGAGACAAAGAAGTAACAGAAATATCGTTTCCCCAGGCTGAATAATTAAGATATATATTACACAAATTAGTAGTGTCAAATTCAACCCTGGAATCACAGCAGAAACTAATTCCGCCCCCAATTACTGTACTATGATTCCCATTAACCGTAACTCCAGATAAAAACATTTGAGATCCATTACATAATATTCCACCCCCCATAACAGACTCATTATCCTTTATTATACAATTATGTATCTGTATATTTGAATGGTAGAGATAGATGCCTCCGCCGGTAGGCAGAGTTGATAATGGATCGTGCCCTTTACCATTTTGTATGGTAAACCCGCATAATACCGCTGTATCAGCGTTGTTTTTTACAGTTACCACGCTTTCTAAGTGGCTGCCGTCTATTACCGTTTGCCGTACCAGGGAGTCGGCATGGTACAGCAGGTATAAACTGGCAAGAGTTATGTTTTTGCTGTTGTAATTGATGTTCTCGTAATAAATGCCCGGATAAACCAGCACCGTATCCCCGCCTGCTGCTGCATTGATGCCCTGCTGTATCAGCGTATAATTGCCCGTTCCGTCCTGTTTTACGGTAATTACGTTTGCATGCAATACCATAACGGTAAGCAACAACAGGAAACTTATTATAATAGTTCTTTTCATCCGAAAATAATTTGTTATTAATATGCCGGATGGAGCTCGCATGTTATTATTTCCATGCAGGTTTGTGTTTTTATATAAACATGCTCGGTTCATAATGTGGTTAATCTGGTTTTATGACTTTACTTATTCAATATTTAACTGATTTTCCGACTCACTCCGCCCTCCCCCTCAGGGGGAGGAAACGGGTGGGGTCAATCTATTGCTTATTATTTTATCAATGTTATTTTACTCTGCAATATGTCCTTTCCGGTGGTTAGTCTTGCTATATAAATCCCGTTGGGTAATTGCGTTCCGTTGTTGGTTCCATCCCAGTTTATGCCAAAGCTTCCCTTGCTTTGCCGGCCACTTACCAGCGTACTAACCAATGCCCCGTTGAGGTTATATATGTTCAGCGTTACATTGGTTTCGTATGGAAGGGTATAATTAAAGGTAAGCATAGTACGGAAGGGGTTAGGATAGCACGTAAGTGAAGGTTTATCGGTAAACGTCATTACTTCTTTGTTTTTGAAGGATACCATATAGTAATCTGCTTTCCCTCCTGTCTTTAGCTTACGCTTTTCCTTGCTGAAGGTTACCGGGTTATATACCCAGTAATCTTTTACATACGATAAGGTGGACTTGGTTCCGTAGTATTTTACAAGTTCAATGTCGCAACCGGCTGGCACAGTATCACTGATATAGGCATTTACTTCCACCAGCGTATCGCCGGCTACGGCTGCTCCCACACATACGCCATCCACATAGGCGGCTATTTCCTTTACCTGGTCGGCAGAATCCACTTCCACGTAAATAGGCACATAATCCGATGTTTCAGTAT
The genomic region above belongs to Lentimicrobiaceae bacterium and contains:
- the lepA gene encoding translation elongation factor 4; amino-acid sequence: MNNIRNFCIIAHIDHGKSTLADRLLEFTGTITEREAQDQILDDMDLERERGITIKSHAIQMDYEHEGQMFKLNLIDTPGHVDFSYEVSRSIAACEGALLVVDATQGIQAQTISNLYLAIEHNLEIIPVLNKMDMANAMPEEVKDQIVDLIGCNRTDIIEASARTGYGVDKILDAILQRVPSPAGNPEAPLQALIFDSVFNSFRGIIAYFRIFQGNISKNDFVKFVATGKEYNADEIGVLKLTMTPKDQLSAGDVGYIISGIKSAKEVKVGDTITHVTRPCDKIVEGFTNVKPMVFAGIYPVDADDYEELRASIEKLQLNDASLSFEPESSAALGFGFRCGFLGLLHMEIVQERLDREFDMDVITTVPNVSYKVISTKGEIVEVHNPSGMPNITTIDHVEEPYITAQIISKSDYVGSVMTLCIEKRGTLKNQVYLTSDRVEITFELPLGEIVFDFYDKLKSISKGYASFDYHITGYKPARLVKLDILLNSDSVDALSTLIHQDHAYDFGRRICEKLKELIPRQQFDIAIQAAIGAKIIARETVKAVRKDVTAKCYGGDITRKRKLLEKQKKGKKRMRQIGNVEVPQSAFLAVLKLD